AGAAAACTGGTGCCCATGGTTTGTCTTAAGGGATACTGACTAGATAGAGCAGAACCTAACTAGTAGTATATCCCAAACTCCAAACGATTCCCACTTTATTCTAGACGTAGGGCCGAAAACCTTTCCGGATCCGGTCCAGGGATACGTTGGCCCCTTGCTCCAAGAGCGTCTTCATAATCTCCGCCTCGTCCACGACCCCGGTGTGGCGGCCGTGCTCGTCCACGGTGTATACAAAGTGGTACCGCTGCGGCACGAAGAGCTGGGTGACCCGCCACACCGGAAGATCTTGCCGGGCTACCAGCACCTCCCCCGGTAAAATTCCGTGTCGTTCAAGGTCCCGGTTTTTGGTGACCAGGTGCTGCGCGTACAGGTACGGCGCTTCCTGTTTTTCCCGGCGGGCGGCGTAGTAAAGAAAGAGCCCGGTGGCAATGATGTCGAACCCGGTCAATCCCAATAGCAGGCCGCCTGTCCCCAGAGTCACGATCAACACCCCCCAGAACTGGCCGCAGACCGCCGTCCGGTGGGTGGCCGCGGGCAGGTTCATCCTGCGGGCCAGGTAGGCCCGGTACAAATGGCCACCGTCCAAGGGCAGGCCGGGGAGCATATTAAAAAGGACCAGCAGCAGGTTACACTGAATGAAGAACGGTCCGTATACTTCGTGCCAGAGGCCGTAGTGACCGCACCCCAGCGCCAGGCCGCAAAGCGCCAGGTTGGTCACCGGGCCGGCTACCGCCACCACGCTTTCTTTTCGGGGCTCAACGACCAATTCCCGGCTCATCCTGGCCACCCCCCCGAAAGGCATCAGCTCAACTTCCTCAACGGGAACGCCATGGCGGCGGGCCATCCAAACGTGAGCCAACTCGTGCGCAAAAACTACGGCAAAGGCAGTCAGGCCCTTGCCGAGAACTCCGGCGGCGAAGTACACCCCCAGGAGCGCCAGAAACCAATTGTTAATGGAGAACATGATCCCGTTGACCCGGCAGATCCGCATAGCGCCCCGCTCCCCCTGCCTTGAAGTGCAAAGTCGACCGCTACGGGTTGCCGGAGAAGTCGATTTTATCCAGGGGGTTAACCAGCGCCCCCTGTTCACGGAACTCGAAATGCACACCCCAACCTGGAAAGTCACCCTGGTTGCCTACTTCCGCCAGAACCGCACCCGCCTCAACCCGGTCAGCCTTGCGCACCTGGATGTTGTGCAGTTGGGCGTATAGAGTGTAGACCTCACTGCCGTGGTCGATCAGAATGTAGGGACCGTATGTCGGGTTTTCCCCTACCTGGGACACCAACCCGGACATGACCGCCCGGACCGGTGTGCCGGCGGGCGCGCCGATATCCACCCCGGGGTGGAAACGCTCCCGTTTGTCGACCGGGTCGGTCACCCAGCCGAATTCGCGCTCCACGGTACCGGTAACGGGAGGCAGGAGCCCGTTCGCCGGAACCGCCACCATCTCAGTCTCCCCGTCCGGCCGGCGCGGCAGTGTCTCCAGGAACGGGAGATCGACGTTCACCGTCTGCAGTCCCAGGCGGACCACCCGGTCCACCACCGGCTGGTAGTTCCATTCCGTAGTCAAAACGTACTGCAATCCCTCCCGGACCTGAACCCCCAACGGCACCTGGGTTTCCCTGACAGCCAGAAAGAACAAAAACAGAACCGCCGCCGCCGTCACCCGGAAAAACCATTTCCTTTCTCTCCGGCCGGCCCGTGGCCTGGGCGCGGCCGACGGCAGAGGCCAATCAAGCCTCTTTTCGCGCGTGAACAATCTCAACCGGTCCCCCTCCCTGCTGCTCTAAGCTGCTACCATCATATGAAGACATTATCCAGATAATGACAAGCTGTGTGCGGAGGCGAACAAGTTCCTTCCGCTCCCGCTGGGGCGGTGAAGACCGTCGGCGAAAGAGCGACATTGCCAAGCGTCGCTACAACGGTCAGCGCAGGCGAGGACGGCACTGCCGCCGCCGAGGACGCCCTAATGAGAGATATGAGGTGGGAAGTTGGAGGTGAGAAAAGTCCAACCAAGTGGTCAAAGCCATTCCGAGCCCTCCCGCCTCCCACTTCTCACTTCTCACTTTAGCGGGATTGTTCGGCTTGGGTGACCCGGGATTCACGAACGCCTATTTCCGTGATGATCCGGGAATGGAAAACGCCGGTCGGCATCGGCTGGACTACAGGCAACCGCTCCGCCCGCATGACGATTAGAGCGCCGAATGGTTTCAAGAACGGGAGCGCGATCCGGTCCAGGGTAACGGCCATATTGACCGGCAGCGAACCGGCCCAGGGAGGGATAAAGACACAAGTGCTCCAGATCAGGGGGCCTCCGCCCGTGGTTACGGTCAGCAACGTTTTGAGGCGCCAGGGGGAAAAGAACTGGGCGCCGGCGAAAACGCTTTCACCGGTCCGGGCTTGACGGCGCCGCCGCCAGGCCCAGGGGCTCCACAAGTTCAGCACCCCGATCACCAGACGGCCGCCCGGTTTGACCAGGCGCCACAGTTCCCGGACGGCGGCCTCCGGGTTACCGGTGAACTCCAGAACGGTGAGCGCGGTTACCAGGTCGAAGGAAAGGCTCGGGAAGGGCAGGCCTTCCACATCCGCCTGCAACAGGGTAATGTTTGCGTACGGCCTGGTCCGTTCGCGGGCTACTTCCAGCATCCGGGGGGAGAGGTCCACACCGGTGACCACCAGCCCCTTTTCAGCCAGCGCCAAGCTGAGCCGCCCGGTACCGCAGCCCCCGTCCAACGCCTTCTCTCCCGGCCTGGGCGCGGCAAGCCGCATAAAAAGGCACATCTCCAGCCGGTCCACCTTGCGGCCCAGCGGGGTTTCATACCAGGCGTCATAGTGTTCGGCCACCCGATCGAAGAGGGCCATGCCAAACCACTTCTATCCCGTCAAGCTTAGAAGACAATGGTCTGCCGCCGCACCCAGACATTGCCCAAAAGTCCCAGCCCCGCCAAGGTCATCACCATGGAACTCGGTCCGTAACTGAAAAGCGGCAGCGTGATCCCCGTAACCGGCATTATTCCCGTCGCCATGCCCACGTTGGTCAGGACGTGGAAGGCCAGCATCGACACGACGCCGGTGGCCATCAGGGTGCCGGTGAGGTCCTTGGACTGCCCGGCGATCCGCAAACCCCGGTACAGAATGATAAAAAAGAGCGTCAATAGAAAAAATACGCCGACAAAGCCGAGTTCCTCGGCCAGCACCGAGAAAATAAAGTCGGTATGCTGCTCGGGTAGAAAGTTCAACTGGTTCTGAGTGCCGCTGAAAAGACCCCGGCCCCACAGGCCCCCGGCGCCGATGGCGATCTGGGACTGGATCACTTGGAAGCCGTCCTTTTGCCAGTCGCTCCAGGGATCGAGAAAGATCGTCAACCGGGTGATCTGGTAGCTCTTAAGCGGGATCCAGATCCCGTGATTCAGGTGCGCCCAAATCCAGAGCACCACACTGGACAGTCCCGCCAGCGTCAATCCGCCTAACAACAAGGGGTTGGCACCGGCGACGAACAGCATGCCCAGGGTAATAGCGATGAACACCAGTGCCGTGCCCAGATCGGGCTGTGCCAGGATCAGCGCCATCGGCACTCCGACGTACACGAAAGCGGGCAGGAGATCCCGGAAGCGGTTAAGCTGTCCCTCACGCTCGGAAAGAAGCACCGCCAGCCCGATAATCACCGCCAGCTTGGCGAATTCCGACGGCTGGAACATCAACGGTCCGAATCGGAGCCACTGCTGGGCGCCTCCGGCCGTATGACCGACTGCGAGTACCGCCAGAAGCAAGACCAGGCTTGCCGCATAAAGTAATCGCGCGTATCGGGATAATTCCTCATAACGCCAAAAAAGAAAAAAGACAAAAGCTGTCATTCCCAGAACAATGCCCAGGATCTGCTTCCACAAAAAGCCAATACCGGCTTCTCCCGGGAGGCTGGTCACCTGGGTGGCGCTGATGACCGTGACCAAACCCAGCGTAATGACGGCCATTGCGGCCAGAATCAAGGTGCAGTCCAGGTTTTTGAGAACTCTCCTATGGCGGCTGATTTATCCCACCCCGGCTTTTTGTTCTTGTTCCTCCCATTATAACGGATACCCGGAAAGCCAAAAAGGGGGGTTGCCCCCCCTGTCCTTTTCTTCCGCTAGATATTGGCCGCCCTTTTCATCTTTTTGATCGGAATGTTGGCCACCAAGGCCACTTGCTTGTCCACGTGCTCCAGACTTACCTCCAACCCTTTGTCGTCTATTTCCATGTACTTGGAAATTACTTCCACAATCTCGTTTTTTAGAAGTTGCAGCAGTTGTGGGGAGATGTCGGCCCGGTCGTGGATCAGCACCAGGCGCAGCCGCTCTTTGGCTATATTTTTGCTGCCGGGACTTTCCCTGCCTAAGAGGCGGGCTAGGAAATCCAACACTGCCGTTCCTCCTTCCCCGTAGCTTATCTAAATCCTATGATTTTCCGCAACCGGTTGAAAAATCCTTCCCGACTCTCCAAATTCATCAAGGGAACGGCTTCGCCCTGCATCCGGCGGACGATGTTACGGAAGGCGCGCCCGGCGACGGTTTGCTCGTTTACCACCACCGGTTCCCCCTTGTTGGTGGCTACTACCACGGCCTCGTCATCAGGAATTACACCCAGTAGTTCCAGCCCAAGAATGTCGTGCATGTCCTCCAGGGTCATCATGTCCCCGCGTTGGACCATCTCAATCCGCAGGCGGTTGATAATCAGTTTGGGATCCCTGATGTCGGCCTTGGATTCCAGGAGACCCACCACCCGGTCGGCGTCCCTGACCGCGGCGACCTCGGCGGCGGTA
This DNA window, taken from Bacillota bacterium, encodes the following:
- a CDS encoding M23 family metallopeptidase, which codes for MRLFTREKRLDWPLPSAAPRPRAGRRERKWFFRVTAAAVLFLFFLAVRETQVPLGVQVREGLQYVLTTEWNYQPVVDRVVRLGLQTVNVDLPFLETLPRRPDGETEMVAVPANGLLPPVTGTVEREFGWVTDPVDKRERFHPGVDIGAPAGTPVRAVMSGLVSQVGENPTYGPYILIDHGSEVYTLYAQLHNIQVRKADRVEAGAVLAEVGNQGDFPGWGVHFEFREQGALVNPLDKIDFSGNP
- the rodA gene encoding rod shape-determining protein RodA, giving the protein MILAAMAVITLGLVTVISATQVTSLPGEAGIGFLWKQILGIVLGMTAFVFFLFWRYEELSRYARLLYAASLVLLLAVLAVGHTAGGAQQWLRFGPLMFQPSEFAKLAVIIGLAVLLSEREGQLNRFRDLLPAFVYVGVPMALILAQPDLGTALVFIAITLGMLFVAGANPLLLGGLTLAGLSSVVLWIWAHLNHGIWIPLKSYQITRLTIFLDPWSDWQKDGFQVIQSQIAIGAGGLWGRGLFSGTQNQLNFLPEQHTDFIFSVLAEELGFVGVFFLLTLFFIILYRGLRIAGQSKDLTGTLMATGVVSMLAFHVLTNVGMATGIMPVTGITLPLFSYGPSSMVMTLAGLGLLGNVWVRRQTIVF
- a CDS encoding methyltransferase domain-containing protein; the encoded protein is MALFDRVAEHYDAWYETPLGRKVDRLEMCLFMRLAAPRPGEKALDGGCGTGRLSLALAEKGLVVTGVDLSPRMLEVARERTRPYANITLLQADVEGLPFPSLSFDLVTALTVLEFTGNPEAAVRELWRLVKPGGRLVIGVLNLWSPWAWRRRRQARTGESVFAGAQFFSPWRLKTLLTVTTGGGPLIWSTCVFIPPWAGSLPVNMAVTLDRIALPFLKPFGALIVMRAERLPVVQPMPTGVFHSRIITEIGVRESRVTQAEQSR
- a CDS encoding M50 family metallopeptidase, whose amino-acid sequence is MRICRVNGIMFSINNWFLALLGVYFAAGVLGKGLTAFAVVFAHELAHVWMARRHGVPVEEVELMPFGGVARMSRELVVEPRKESVVAVAGPVTNLALCGLALGCGHYGLWHEVYGPFFIQCNLLLVLFNMLPGLPLDGGHLYRAYLARRMNLPAATHRTAVCGQFWGVLIVTLGTGGLLLGLTGFDIIATGLFLYYAARREKQEAPYLYAQHLVTKNRDLERHGILPGEVLVARQDLPVWRVTQLFVPQRYHFVYTVDEHGRHTGVVDEAEIMKTLLEQGANVSLDRIRKGFRPYV
- the minE gene encoding cell division topological specificity factor MinE, producing MLDFLARLLGRESPGSKNIAKERLRLVLIHDRADISPQLLQLLKNEIVEVISKYMEIDDKGLEVSLEHVDKQVALVANIPIKKMKRAANI